The genomic interval CTGCTGGGCCACACCCTGAAAGAAGCGCGCTTCCGTGAACGTTACGGCTGCAGTGTGTTGGCGCTGCACCGCCGCTCGCGCACGCTGGAACGCCTGGCCAGACTGCGCATTCAGGTGGGAGACGTGCTGCTGGTGCAGGGTTCCACCGAACGCACCCAGAACCTGGGCGAGCACCTGGCGGTGCTGGGCGACCTGACCGAGCGCCGCACCGACCTGAAAAAGGCCCCCCTGGCGCTGCTGTTTTTCCTGGGTGCCCTCGCCCTGGGGGCGCTGGGGGTGGTGCCGCTGGCGGTGGCAGCGGTGGTGGCTGTGGCGCTGAGTCTGGCCACGCGCATGATTACGCCGGAGGAAGCCTACGGCAGCATCGAGTGGCCCGTGATCGTGCTGGTCGCCTGCATGTTGGCCTTCGGCACGGCCTTCGAGGACACCGGCGCGGCCAGAGTCCTGACCGGCAGCATCAGCCACCTGCTCGCGCCGCTGGGGCCGCTGGGCCTGCTGGCGGCCCTCTTCGTGGTCACCGTCGCCCTGACGCAGCCCATGAGCAACCAGGCCGCTGCGCTGGTGATGCTGCCGCTGGCCATCGGCACCGCCAAGACCCTGGGGTACGACCCGCGCCCCTTCGTGATCGGCATTACCATGGCGGCCAGCAACTCTTTTATTACGCCGCTGGAACCGTCGTGCATGCTGGTGTACGGCCCCGGTCGTTACTCGTTCCTTGATTTCGTGAAGGTCGGCACCGGCCTGACCGTCGTGACCTTCCTGGTGTCTATGCTGATCATTCCCGTGATTTGGCCCTTCCACTCGTGAGGCGCAGGTGCTGAAAAGGGGGCTGAACTGGCTGCGCCCACTGCTGCCGCGCGCCTGCCCCGGCTGCGGCCAGCAACTGGGCCGCGAAACCGGCCTGTGCGTCCGCTGCTGCGCCGGCCTGCGCCCACACCTGGAACGGCACTCGGTGCTGACTCCCGACATTACCCCGCACCTGGTCACACTGGGGCGCTACGACGCGGTGCTGCGCCGCTCGGTGCGCGCCCTGAAGTTCTCGGGCGTGCGCGACCTGGCCGGGCCGCTCGGGCTGGCCCTGGCCCAGGGCGTTCCCGCCGGGTGGCAGGTGCGGGCCGTTGTTCCAGTGCCGCTGCACCCGCGCCGGGAGCGTGAACGCGGTTACAACCAGGCCGAACTGCTGGCCCGCAGCATTGCCGCAGAACTTCAGGTGCCCTGCCTGCCGCTGCTGTCACGGACGCGCTACACCGCTGCCCAGTCCAGACGGCACGCCGCCCAGCGCCAGCACCTCACCGGGGCGTTTCAGGTGACGCGGGTCGTGCCGCCCGGTACCCTGCTGCTGGTCGACGACGTGCTGACCACCGGGTACACCCTGCAAGCCTGCCGGGATGCGCTGCTGGATGCAGGCGTGTCCCCGGCGAACCTCAAATACGCCGTGGTGGCACGTTAGAGCAGTTCTGCGAATGACGCGCTCTGGGGAAAGGCACCCCAGATAGCTCCATCCCTCAAAAGGGCAACCGCTCACCGGCGCGCACCGCTACCGGCAGGCGGTTGTGCAGTGGCGGCAGTGGGCACGTCCAGCCGTCCCCATAAGCGCAGTAAGGGTGGTACGCCAGGTTGAAATCCAGCATGACTTTCGCCTGGCCGGTCGTCTCGTCACGCCGCAGGGGCGCGTCCACGTACCGGCCCGCGCCGTAGGTCTCCGGGCCGCTGGTCAGGTCACGAAAGGGCAGAAACACGCTGCGGCGGGAATCGTCTCCCAGAGGCCCGAACACCTGAAGGGCATGCGTCCCGCCGCCGGGCAGGGGAAGGCCGACGGTGCCGATCAACTCCATGAAACGCGTCTCGCCACTGTTCGTTTCCAACGTGAACTCCGCCACGCCCCCTGTGGGCTGCACAGCGGGATGCAGTTCCAGGCTCAAACGCCATTCCGGTGCTTCGGGGTAGTAGGCCAGGCCCGTGAAGTGCGCCAGCGCCGCGCCGCGCAGCGGGCCACGCCCGGAGCGGAAGTACTCGTCCTTGCGCCGGCGGTGTTCCAGCAGGGCCGCGCTGCCCGTCATAGCTGCGCTCCCTTCATGGCTGCGATATGAGTCATAACTACACCCCTTTTATAACTGCACTGGGAGGCGTTCGCCCAGGTATTCCACGACGTCCCCGCTGCGCAGTTTCTTGCGCCGGCGCGTCTCGACCACGCCGTTAAGCTTCACCTCGCCGCCCTGAATACGGAATTTCGCCTCGCCGCCCGTCTCGACCAGCCCGCTGAGTTTCAGGAAGTCCTGAAGGTCGATGGTCGGCTCGTCCGGGTGCGGCAGGGGGGGGCGTGTCATGCCGCACAGCGTAGCAGGGGCCGGCCCGGTCAAGGCGGGGGAACCAAAAGGAAAGCGGCGCCCAGCCATCCAGGCGGGCGCAGCACGAAGAAGCAGGCATTCAGGGATTGCTGGGGGGCGGTGCGGGTGGTGTGGGTAAAGGAGCAACAGGAGCAGCCGGTGAGGTCGGAGCAGCCGGCGGCTTGGTGCCGTCCGTGCTCGTCCCCTCCGTGCCGGGGGTCGCCGGAGTGCCCGCGGCCGGGGTTGTCGTGGCCGGCGTCGTGGTGGCTGGCGTCGCGGTGGCCGGAGCCGGGGTAGAACCGCCACTGGCCGGGCTGGTGGCTGGGGGAGCGGCCGGGGCGGGCGCCGGTTGGGGTTGGGCGATGGCCTTGCTGTACAGCGCACTGAACAGCCGCAGGTCGGCGTCGTCCACTTTGCGGTCCTGGTTGAGGTCGCCGGCGGCGCCGGTGGTGGTGCCGAAGTTCGCCATCAGGATGGCCAGGTCGCTCAGGTCGGTCACGCCGTCGCCGTTCAGGTCAGCGCCGCCGAAGCGCTGCTGGGCCGCTGCCGGCGTCCACTCCTTCAACTTCAGTTCGGCCATCAAGACCTGCTTCACGGCCTCCGCCAGTGGCAGCGGCCCCTGCGGATTGATCTCGATGCGGCGCTCGGCACCGACCAGCACCACCCGCGCGATCTCGTCGGGGTTGAAGGGCGCGGCACTGACACCCACCCCCCCCACGGTGATGGTGGGGCCAGAGGACGCGTCCAGGGTCATCGGCACGTCCTTCGTAGCGAGCTGCGCGATGGCAGTCTGCACGGCCTTCACCAGCGCGTCCCCCTGCGGGCGCACCTTGATGCCCGCCGCCTGACCCCAGCCCAGTTGCGCCGAGGCCAGCAGCGCCAGCCCCAGCAGGGCGGCCCGGCGCCGTCCGCCGCGCTTCATTTGTTCCCCCGCGCGGCGCGAATGGCCTCGGTCAGTTTGGCCGGTTCGGTAATGGTCGCGGTGTCGGCCTTCAGGGCGTCCACCTTCACCTCGACCTTGCCGTTTTGCACTCCGTAGGCGCCCTGATTCACGCCCACCACCGGGCTGTCGAGCCTCGCGGTGTACAGCAGCAGGAACATTTCCTGGCCCAGCGTGATTTTCGGTGCGTCTTCCAGGCCGTCTAGCAGCAACAGGGCTGGTTTGCCGTCCTGCTGGGGCAGGCTTTTGACGTCACCAGCAATCGTCTCCTTGACTTCCAGCGGGTAGGCCAGGTAATTCACGTCTCCGGCCTTGACGCTCTTGGGCTGGCCCGGCACCGCCCGCACGATCACCTCGGCCTTCTGGGCCTGTTGTGCCAGCGTCAGCGGCACGCTCAGCGCCAGCGGGGCAGCCGCGCCCAGCGCCAGGACGCCCGGAACCAGGAGACTCAGTAAAGGAAAGGTGGCCCGCTTCACGGTTGCCCCTGCGGCGGGGTCGGAGCGGGGCTGGCCGGCGGAGTCGGCGTGGGCGAAGTGACCGGAGCAGGCGTCTTCTCGCTGCCGGTCGAGGTATCTGTAGAAGTACCACTGGCCGGCGGCGTGCCAGGCAGGGTGGTTTTGTCGGTGGTGGGTGTCCCGCTTGCGGGAGTCGTCCCCGCGGGCGCCGCAGCTGGCAGGGCAGCGGGCGCGGCGGGTGGGCGTTTCTTCTCGCCCAGCACCTTGCCCGCGCCGTCACGCGACTCGTACCAGAAATTGGAGGCCGAGATGGTGCCCGGCTTCAGCGGTTTCACCGTGACCAGCGCCACCCGCGTCCCCGAGCGCGGCACCGCCTTGAAACCCAGGTCGACGTTCAGGACGCTGCCTTCCTGGCGCCAGAACACCGGGCTGCTGGTGTCGGCCGCCTGCACGCGCGTGACCTGCACGTCCTTGCCCAGATCCCAGGTGAACCGCGCGGCCCGCACCGCGCGCGGGGCCTTCACCACGACCGGAATGCGCGTCTCGCCGCGAATCTCGCCGGGCGGCAGCATGGGCTCCAGCGACAGCGGCGGCAACTCGTTCACGTTCAGGGTGTAACGGGCGACCTTGTTGCTGAGGTTGGCGTCACTGGCTTCCAGCGTGAAGGCGTAGGTTCCCGCTTGCGTGGGCTTGCCCGACAGCACCCCGCCCGAGAAGG from Deinococcus fonticola carries:
- a CDS encoding RNA-binding S4 domain-containing protein, coding for MTRPPLPHPDEPTIDLQDFLKLSGLVETGGEAKFRIQGGEVKLNGVVETRRRKKLRSGDVVEYLGERLPVQL
- a CDS encoding Ig domain-containing protein, which produces MSQRSISGRRPRGRAGAPALVLLGVLGLSACGSGTTDGTGSVRTDALTFENTSVPVAYVGEDFKANMLVSGGVGPYAYRVASGSLPPGVTFSGGVLSGKPTQAGTYAFTLEASDANLSNKVARYTLNVNELPPLSLEPMLPPGEIRGETRIPVVVKAPRAVRAARFTWDLGKDVQVTRVQAADTSSPVFWRQEGSVLNVDLGFKAVPRSGTRVALVTVKPLKPGTISASNFWYESRDGAGKVLGEKKRPPAAPAALPAAAPAGTTPASGTPTTDKTTLPGTPPASGTSTDTSTGSEKTPAPVTSPTPTPPASPAPTPPQGQP
- a CDS encoding ComF family protein, with protein sequence MLKRGLNWLRPLLPRACPGCGQQLGRETGLCVRCCAGLRPHLERHSVLTPDITPHLVTLGRYDAVLRRSVRALKFSGVRDLAGPLGLALAQGVPAGWQVRAVVPVPLHPRRERERGYNQAELLARSIAAELQVPCLPLLSRTRYTAAQSRRHAAQRQHLTGAFQVTRVVPPGTLLLVDDVLTTGYTLQACRDALLDAGVSPANLKYAVVAR
- a CDS encoding DUF1684 domain-containing protein, with protein sequence MTGSAALLEHRRRKDEYFRSGRGPLRGAALAHFTGLAYYPEAPEWRLSLELHPAVQPTGGVAEFTLETNSGETRFMELIGTVGLPLPGGGTHALQVFGPLGDDSRRSVFLPFRDLTSGPETYGAGRYVDAPLRRDETTGQAKVMLDFNLAYHPYCAYGDGWTCPLPPLHNRLPVAVRAGERLPF